The following are from one region of the Cyanobium sp. ATX 6F1 genome:
- a CDS encoding NADP-dependent isocitrate dehydrogenase: MAITEQKAYEKLTPPTNGTAIRFENGQPIVPSDPIIPFIRGDGTGVDIWPATQRVLDAAVAKAYGGERRIEWFKVFAGDEACELYGTYQYLPQDTLTAIEQFGVAIKGPLTTPIGGGIRSLNVALRQIFDLYCCVRPCRYYEGTPSPHKRPQDLDVIVYRENTEDIYMGIEWASDDPVGIELIRHLNDEVIPANGKLKGRRIPEGAGIGIKPVSKFGTQRHARKAIQHALGLEGAKRHVTLVHKGNIMKFTEGAFRDWGYELATTEFRDVCVTERESWILSNLERNHGLTVEANARMIEPGYDSLTPEKKAAVDEEVKGVIEAIGESHGYGKWKSMVLVDDRIADSIFQQIQTRPQEYSVLCTLNLNGDYISDAAAAVVGGLGMAPGANIGDNAAIFEATHGTAPKHAGLDRINPGSVILSGVMMLEYLGWQEAADLITAGISAAIANGEVTYDLARLMEPRVEPVSCSGFAEAVVRHFGG, encoded by the coding sequence ATGGCGATCACCGAACAGAAGGCCTACGAGAAGCTCACGCCCCCCACCAACGGCACGGCGATTCGCTTCGAGAACGGCCAACCGATCGTCCCAAGCGACCCGATCATTCCCTTCATCCGCGGCGATGGCACCGGCGTCGACATCTGGCCCGCCACCCAGCGGGTGCTGGATGCGGCGGTGGCCAAGGCCTACGGCGGCGAGCGGCGGATCGAGTGGTTCAAGGTTTTCGCGGGCGACGAGGCCTGCGAGCTCTATGGCACCTACCAGTACCTCCCCCAGGACACGCTCACGGCAATCGAGCAGTTCGGCGTGGCGATCAAGGGCCCGCTGACCACGCCGATCGGTGGTGGCATCCGCTCACTCAACGTGGCCCTGCGCCAGATCTTCGATCTCTACTGCTGCGTTCGCCCCTGCCGCTACTACGAGGGCACCCCCAGCCCCCACAAGCGGCCGCAGGATCTCGATGTGATCGTCTACCGGGAGAACACCGAAGACATCTACATGGGGATCGAGTGGGCCTCCGATGACCCGGTGGGCATCGAACTGATCCGCCACCTCAACGACGAGGTGATCCCCGCCAACGGCAAGCTCAAGGGCCGCCGCATCCCCGAAGGGGCCGGCATCGGCATCAAGCCGGTGAGCAAATTCGGCACCCAGCGCCACGCGCGCAAGGCGATCCAGCACGCCCTTGGCCTCGAGGGCGCCAAGCGCCACGTGACCCTCGTGCACAAGGGCAACATCATGAAATTCACCGAAGGTGCCTTCCGCGACTGGGGCTACGAACTGGCCACCACCGAGTTCCGCGACGTCTGCGTGACCGAGCGCGAGAGCTGGATCCTCTCCAACCTGGAGCGCAACCACGGCCTCACGGTCGAGGCCAACGCGCGCATGATCGAACCAGGCTACGACAGCCTCACCCCCGAGAAGAAAGCGGCGGTGGATGAGGAGGTGAAGGGGGTGATCGAGGCCATCGGCGAGAGCCACGGCTACGGCAAGTGGAAGAGCATGGTGCTCGTCGACGACCGCATCGCCGACAGCATCTTCCAGCAGATCCAGACCCGGCCCCAGGAGTATTCGGTGCTCTGCACCCTCAACCTCAACGGCGACTACATCTCCGACGCCGCCGCCGCCGTGGTGGGGGGCCTGGGGATGGCCCCTGGCGCCAACATCGGCGACAACGCGGCGATCTTCGAGGCCACCCACGGCACGGCCCCCAAGCACGCCGGCCTCGATCGCATCAACCCCGGTTCGGTGATCCTGAGCGGCGTGATGATGCTCGAATACCTGGGATGGCAAGAGGCGGCCGATCTGATCACCGCCGGGATCAGCGCCGCCATCGCCAACGGCGAAGTCACCTACGACCTGGCGCGGTTGATGGAGCCCCGGGTGGAGCCGGTGAGCTGCTCGGGCTTCGCCGAGGCCGTGGTGCGGCACTTCGGGGGGTGA